The sequence CTGATCGCCTGCGTGTGCTAGTGGACAGATTACTTGGCCCCCAACATCCAGGAACAAAAACACATCAGAGTATTCACCATGTTGTTGAGCGCGTTGCTCAGCTTATTTCGCTCGAATGCCCTGAAAATGTCATCTTATTAAAAGATTACGATCCCAGCTTACCGGAGTTATCACATTATCCAGATCAAATAGAACAAGTCCTACTAAATATTACACGTAACGCCTTACAAGCCGTTGAAAAAACAGGTGGGACAATTATTTTGCGTACCCGTACTGCTTTTCAAGTCACACTTCATGGCGAACGTCATCGCCTTGTGGCTCGTATAGATGTGATTGATACAGGTGATGGCATTCCCTCTCATCTACAAGATACGCTTTTTTATCCGATGGTAAGTGGTAGAGAAGGTGGTAATGGATTGGGGCTCTCTATTGCGCGTAATTTAGTGGATCAACATGCAGGTAAAATTGAATTTACCAGTTGGCCCGGAAATACTGAGTTTTCTATTTATTTACCAATTAAGTAGGAGATAACCAATGCAAAAAGGAAATGTATGGGTTGTTGATGATGACAGCGCTATTCGCTGGGTACTTGAGCGTGCCATTTCTCGTGAAGGTATGTCTTGTAAAACCTTTGAACATGCGAATGATGTGCTTAATGCGCTCAATACAGAAATACCTGATGTGTTGTTATCAGACATTCGTATGCCTGATATTGATGGCTTATCTCTTTTAAAAATAATTAAAGAACAATATCCTACCTTGCCCGTTATTATTATGACGGCACATTCTGATCTTGATGCTGCCGTTAATGCCTATCAACAAGGCGCTTTTGATTACTTACCAAAGCCGTTCGATATCGACGAAACACTGGCATTAATTAATCGCGCCATAACGCATTATCGCGAACAAAAACAACCGAATACCGATGAAACCTCACTACAATCAGTGACAGATATGATTGGTGAAGCACCAGCAATGCAAGAGGTTTACCGTATTATTGGTCGACTTTCTCGCTCTTCAATTAGTGTCCTCATTAATGGGGAATCGGGCACAGGAAAAGAGTTAGTCGCACATGCATTACATCGCCACAGTCCAAGAGCTTCTTCTCCTTTTATTGCGCTAAATATGGCGGCAATCCCTAAGGACTTGATTGAATCAGAGCTGTTTGGTCATGAAAAAGGCGCATTTACAGGTGCCTCACAAGTACGCCAAGGTCGATTTGAACAAGCGAATGGTGGTTCACTATTTCTTGATGAAATCGGCGATATGCCCCTTGATATTCAAACACGTTTACTGCGAGTCCTTGCTGAAGGACAATTTTATCGAGTAGGCGGTTATGCCCCTGTAAAAGTCGATGTACGTATTATTGCCGCGACACATCAAGATTTAGAAAAACGAGTTCAAGCCGGTGATTTTCGTGAAGATCTCTATCATCGACTCAATGTCATACGCATTCAGTTACCACCACTGCGCGATAGAACCGAAGATATTCCCAACTTAGCGCGCTATTTTCTACAAAAAACAGCAAAAGAATTGGGTGTTGAAGCCAAAGTTCTTCATCAACAAAGTTTGCAAATCATGATGGAATACAACTGGTCAGGTAACGTTAGACAATTAGAGAATGTATGCCGCTGGTTAACGGTCATGACGGCAAGC comes from Proteus vulgaris and encodes:
- the glnL gene encoding nitrogen regulation protein NR(II), giving the protein METADLPDNTLILDSLIHSVLVINKEFIICYANHSALQVLAQSRRKLFETPFTALFSYYSFDADLMRETLANGQSFTDNEVILVINNQSHTMSLSAQPISEQHILLELAPMDSQRRLSQEQIQQAQQMAARELVRGLAHEIKNPLGGLRGAAQLLAKSLPDPTLTEYTQVIIEQADRLRVLVDRLLGPQHPGTKTHQSIHHVVERVAQLISLECPENVILLKDYDPSLPELSHYPDQIEQVLLNITRNALQAVEKTGGTIILRTRTAFQVTLHGERHRLVARIDVIDTGDGIPSHLQDTLFYPMVSGREGGNGLGLSIARNLVDQHAGKIEFTSWPGNTEFSIYLPIK
- the glnG gene encoding nitrogen regulation protein NR(I) yields the protein MQKGNVWVVDDDSAIRWVLERAISREGMSCKTFEHANDVLNALNTEIPDVLLSDIRMPDIDGLSLLKIIKEQYPTLPVIIMTAHSDLDAAVNAYQQGAFDYLPKPFDIDETLALINRAITHYREQKQPNTDETSLQSVTDMIGEAPAMQEVYRIIGRLSRSSISVLINGESGTGKELVAHALHRHSPRASSPFIALNMAAIPKDLIESELFGHEKGAFTGASQVRQGRFEQANGGSLFLDEIGDMPLDIQTRLLRVLAEGQFYRVGGYAPVKVDVRIIAATHQDLEKRVQAGDFREDLYHRLNVIRIQLPPLRDRTEDIPNLARYFLQKTAKELGVEAKVLHQQSLQIMMEYNWSGNVRQLENVCRWLTVMTASQEIMPQDLPQEIRQPDKKTKNISRIASSQHWSQHLSLWANEALGEGKENILTDALPQFERTLLLSALAYTQGHKQEAARLLGWGRNTLTRKLKELGIEEY